Within Bacteroidales bacterium, the genomic segment GGTTTATCGGAGGAATCAATCCCTATGCTTCAGAATATGAGCTTTCTGCTGACCAGATTTTTAAAACACCCTCCCTGATCTATGCCATCTCTCACAGTGGAGCAGGAGACGCCAGCCGGGGTCTTCATTCCTGGGCAAGAAAATACCGGGTGCTGGATGGAGAGGGCGGTCGTCTGACGCTGCTGAATAACTGGGAGGCCACGTATTTCAGTTTTGATGAAGAGCGACTTACCGGGCTGTTTAAGGATGCCAGGGAGCTGGGTGTGGATCTCTTTCTGCTGGACGACGGATGGTTTGGAAACAAGTACCCCAGGAACAGCGACAGGGCCGGTCTGGGCGACTGGCAGGAAAATGTTAAGAAATTGCCCCGGGGGATCGGCTATCTGGTAACGGAGGCAGAGAAAGCAGGAGTGAAGTTTGGGATCTGGATAGAGCCCGAGATGGTGAATCCCAAAAGCGAATTGTATGAGAATCACCTGGACTGGGTGATCCGGCAACCCGAAAGGCCTGAAAAGTATTTTCGTACCCAGCTGGTACTGGATTTGTCCAACCCGGAAGTCCGGGACTTTGTTTTCGGAGTGGTGGATGGCCTGTTTACTGAGAATCCAGGCCTGGCTTTTATTAAGTGGGATTGTAATGCGCCCGTATTTAACGCTTATTCGGAATACCTGGAGAGAAACGGGATTCCTCAGTCTCATCTCTATATCGAATATGTGAAGGGATTGTACAGCGTCCTGGAGCGGGTCCGGGAAAAATATCCCGGGGTTCCCATGATGCTTTGTTCAGGTGGCGGGGGCCGTGGAGATTATGAGCTCCTGAAATATTTCACCGAATTCTGGCCCAGCGATAATACGGATCCCCTTGAAAGGGTCTATATGCAGTGGGACTATTCTTACTTTTTTCCGGCTATAGCGACCGATTGTCACGTGACCAACTGGGGGGACCAGCCCCTGAAATTTAAAGTGGATGTGGCCAGTATGGGAAAGCTGGGATTTGATATTGTGGCCGGTGAATTGTCGGCCGATGATCTGCAGTTCTGCAGGGAAGCGGTAAAAAACTATCATTCCTTTAAAGAGGTGGTCTGGCATGGCGACCTCTACCGGCTTGTAAATCCTCATACGGACGATTTATCCTCCATGATATTTGTGAATAAGGAGCAAAGCAGGGCTGTTGTATTTAACTACCTGGTTAATCAGAGATTCATGATAACGGCGAGAGAGGAGCCCATTCAGCTGGAAGGGCTGGATCCCTCCCGGAAATATCGAATCCGGGAGATCAACCTTTTTCCCGGGACACGTTCCAGGTTCAATGGCGACAGGATTTATTCGGGCGACTTCCTGATGAAGGTCGGGGTAAACCCTGGCCTGTCGCTCCGGAGAACAAGCGTGGTCCTGGAGCTCACCGAAGTTGTAGAGTGAGCAGATTCATGGACGGATTTGCTAATCCGTCGCTGTGCCTGTGATTTGTCCCGGATTCACCGGTCCGAACGAGGCCCTGTATTCTGTATCCCAGTACAGTTTATCCTCTTCGAACCTGAAGCTGAAGGTCAGGCTCTGCGGTGTTTCATAGTAAATAAGCTTAAGCACATAGGTATCCCCGGACGTCCAGGCACCACTGGCAGCCACCTTATCGGAAACTACGCGTGGATCGGCCAGTACCCCGGGTTCCGTTTCCAGATATCCCACCCTGAGAAGCGATTCTCCCTGAACGGTGTGGATGGTGATCTCTGTGGCGGGAGCTTCAAAATTGAAAGAGATGGAACGGATGGAACCTTGGTTGGGTTCCAGGCTGTAGATAAGCCCGCTTACTTCTGAAGCCAGGGGAGAGCTTTTTTCGCCCGCGACTGGGGAGATGGACAATTCCTGAAGCTTCTGATTCAGTTGCTTTAATCCATCCTCGTCGGGCGGGAGGATGCCCTCCTGCATGGCAGGCAGAAGCTCTTCCCAGACCACATTCAGGATTCCCTGCAGATCGTCGGAGCCTGAGGTCATCGCAAGCACCGCATCCTGTTCAGGCAAAACGATGCAGTACTGCCCGAATGCCCCGTCGCCCCGGTAGGCATTGTGACGGCACTGCCAGAACTGGTAGCCGTAACCCTGGTCCCAGTCGCTCTCCGGGTTGCTGCCATTGGAAGTCTGGTAGCCGGTGGCCTCTTCGACCCAGGCTTCGGAGACCAGCTGCCTGCCTTCCCAGATGCCCTTCTGCAGGTAAAGCTGACCCAGTTTGGAGATATCTTCGGTGCGAACGCTAAGTCCCCATCCACCCACACTGATCCCCCGGGGACAAGTCTCCCAGGTGGGATTTTCAATACCCAGGGGTTCAAAGAGGCGGGGCGTCAGGTAGTCCAGGGTAGTCATACCGGTCACTTTCCGGATGATGGCCGAGCACATATAGGTGGCCATGCTGTTGTA encodes:
- a CDS encoding alpha-galactosidase, with product MKRVMIVLFLSGALSVLMAQEICIPVSTGNSLMLLQTDRDQRLRTIYFGEPLKDTGEHALVEEGFQYMDSNAGIYNAVYTPAGTWNLAEPAIQVVHADGNGSLDLKYVSHQQEQVDANCTLTTVVLEDEVYPFRVALFYKSWIRENVIEQWAEIEHRESGPVLMKKFASANLYFSRKDFYLTTFHNSWAKEMQPSETKLSRGTRSVDSKLGTRAMLLQAPHFILSFDQPAAENQGSVILGHLAWSGNFKLEFELDSYENLRFIGGINPYASEYELSADQIFKTPSLIYAISHSGAGDASRGLHSWARKYRVLDGEGGRLTLLNNWEATYFSFDEERLTGLFKDARELGVDLFLLDDGWFGNKYPRNSDRAGLGDWQENVKKLPRGIGYLVTEAEKAGVKFGIWIEPEMVNPKSELYENHLDWVIRQPERPEKYFRTQLVLDLSNPEVRDFVFGVVDGLFTENPGLAFIKWDCNAPVFNAYSEYLERNGIPQSHLYIEYVKGLYSVLERVREKYPGVPMMLCSGGGGRGDYELLKYFTEFWPSDNTDPLERVYMQWDYSYFFPAIATDCHVTNWGDQPLKFKVDVASMGKLGFDIVAGELSADDLQFCREAVKNYHSFKEVVWHGDLYRLVNPHTDDLSSMIFVNKEQSRAVVFNYLVNQRFMITAREEPIQLEGLDPSRKYRIREINLFPGTRSRFNGDRIYSGDFLMKVGVNPGLSLRRTSVVLELTEVVE
- a CDS encoding serine hydrolase, encoding MKKSLCFLILSVWLGSTACNSPEKAESGSETANATPEEAGISSRSILQFVEALETAQPDAIHSFMLRRHGQVVASGWWGPYNPESPHLLWSLSKSFTSTAIGMAQDEGLLSIDDLVISFFPEEVPEEASANLKAMRIRDLLRMNTGHAVEPGFRQMQSDNWVEAFLAHKVDFKPGTHFLYNSMATYMCSAIIRKVTGMTTLDYLTPRLFEPLGIENPTWETCPRGISVGGWGLSVRTEDISKLGQLYLQKGIWEGRQLVSEAWVEEATGYQTSNGSNPESDWDQGYGYQFWQCRHNAYRGDGAFGQYCIVLPEQDAVLAMTSGSDDLQGILNVVWEELLPAMQEGILPPDEDGLKQLNQKLQELSISPVAGEKSSPLASEVSGLIYSLEPNQGSIRSISFNFEAPATEITIHTVQGESLLRVGYLETEPGVLADPRVVSDKVAASGAWTSGDTYVLKLIYYETPQSLTFSFRFEEDKLYWDTEYRASFGPVNPGQITGTATD